Within Mesoplodon densirostris isolate mMesDen1 chromosome 13, mMesDen1 primary haplotype, whole genome shotgun sequence, the genomic segment TTTTTCTTGTATTCTTTCATCAAACATGTCTATTTTTGTCAAGAAATGTAGTGGACTCCCCTTCCtccttttatctatctatctatcaatctattgatctatctatttatctatctatctatcatctatctatctaccatctaCTTCCAATTGGGATGaaattcacatagcataaaattaaccaaagtGAGTGGACTTTTAAACCTTTTTGATTTGGGTTAATGTCTACAACAGTCAATTTGGTTTTGGCCTTTTCCATTCATGATATGGTTCTGAAGTGAGAAAGGTTGCTTTGAGCTTCATAGATATCCATTAAGCATCCTCTTTTGTGTGTGTCCTTCTGGTCTGGGACCTTCAGAATAAACTTTTAGGTCCAGAATCCAAGTCTCTCTTCCTATCGCTTCTTTTGGATAGCCTTTCGAGGTCAATATACCATGTAGTGACCTTTCCCCACATCCTGACATTCAGAATGGTCTTACCTTCTTTGCGCAAATTATCTAAATTCTCAGCTTCGTGTAGGTAAGGTTATTGAATAACCAATTCCTAACTCCTGTAAAGGTATAAGAGAGGCTAGAGTGTGTGCTTCCTAACTGCTTGCTGCTTAACCATTCCCTTTCATTTGAAACTATAAGCACTTTTTAGTAGTGGAGAGAGATTGACAATCTGTGGATTCTGGCTAACCCTGAAATGTTGACTTACTCTCTGCATTCAAGAGTTAGTGCCTGTTTAGGCTGAGCACTTTTTATGCCAAAACATCTCTTGGATTCCCTGGATTTATAAATAAGACTTGGGTAGTTCACTTGGGGACCTTGGGTAGTTCACTTGGGGACCTTCCCTGACACTCTCCAGAGCTGAATGTGCTTGTTTTCTTCTGTAGGACTTGAAGTAttgataaggttttttttttttttttcccttatcatACCATTGTATACAGCACTAGTTCCAATCCATCTGACCCCCGTCCTTGCTTTCCCCAAATTCAACATTCCAATTGGTATACCCAGGTCATTACTGGATTCAGCTTTCCGGGTCCTTTAATTTACTGCATATGCACTCTATGCTAAATGTGATTAATCACAAAAAATAATCTCTTCAAGAAACCTTCATACCAAAATAACCGATTCCCTATTAACAATAAGAGGATCAAGTTTAACAGGCCAAAATAGAAGACAAGAAGTCTGTCAGAATGTATATAGATGGCACAGGACAACTCTGACCTCAGGCCCCCTGTGCTGAGCAATAGAGTCACTGGCAAATCCCCAAGGTGTAAGAGCTGTAAATATCCAGAGTCATGCAAGGAAACGTGTTTCTTTCTCATTTAGTCATCCTCTGAACTCTCAGCAGACCTCTCATCTGTAGCCACTTTCCAATTTGTGCGTTTGTTTGTCCTCTCCTGTATTTCACTGTTGACTACAGGGATGTGGGCttttttatctctctttttccttttggttttcttaCTGTCTCTTTCCTCACTTTCCTCAGAACTGCTGGATGCAGAATCATCTGACTGGGAAGTGTCACACTCCACCTCTAAGAATAAAGCAGATTTCTTGAGAGATTTCTTCCTGGATTTTTTCTTGCGCTTatgtgattgtttccttttcctgGTACTAGAAGCCCCAGTTTCTTCTGAGAACTCACTTGAGGAATCTGCTGTTATATCTGTGGcttcctttttgcttttcttctgttttttgtgtgacttttttttctgcttttttttgtgGGATTTCTTTGACTTCttgtgtttgtgagattcatgGGTAGATGATTTTACCTGGGGAGATGTTTTCTTCCCATTGGTAATATCTTGCTGATCACTGTCTGTTTCAAATTCTTCAGGGTATAACTCTTTATATCCACTGTGACCCCATCTGTCTGGCATGTTAGCTTCATAATCATGTAACTTCTTGTTCCAGGATTTAGCCTTAAGAAAATCATCATCCAGTGCCCCAGAAATTTCACTCTTTGGCCTCCAGTAGTCTCTTTGACTTTCTTCATCAAAACCATCACTACGCATCCGGCTTGAACTGCTGGGTAACATTTTCCTTTTCGTCCCCCGGTACACATCTTCCATCTGTTTCTCCAGCTCTCTTATTTTCCACATATCTGATTCCTCCTGAATCTTATTGTGAGCATCTGTGTGCCGGATGACGTTCCTCAGGAGGACTTTCCCCAAGGGAACTCGGGACATTCTTCAATCGTGCGCCGCGGCCTCgcgtggcgggggtgggggaggaagcgGTCTGTCATTGATAAGGTTTTGATTTAGAGGTGTGAAAGAATGGTCCCCAGTTGACTATGCCCTCAGGCTGAATTGGATCTGGAGAAATAAACAAGTGATCTTTCCAACTGCTGGCAGCAGAGAACCTAAGTTACCCTTTCTCAGGAGCAAAGGTCAAGAGGGGTtcatattcattaattcaatgGAAACCCGAACCTCAGTTTAGGAGTTAGAAAATTCACACTCACAAAAAAGTACAACTCTCTAATCTTTACATCCATGTCAGTCTCATTTGTTCCAACTGACAATGAGCTATCAAATTTTGTGGCAAGCTATAAACTTGTTGAGTCATTAGCCTGCCTGGTTaatggaggaaaaataaattcctgttccTGCATAATGACACTTATTCACTGTAGACATATGCATCACTGGGAAATGATAAAACCTCATCCTTCATAATGAAGTTCTGGGCTGACAAAGAGGAAAATATAGTGTCGTGGGACAACTATGAATATAAAACAAGCTTAATAAAGAAATAGTGACAAATTATATTATGCcaaatgcaataaaaatgttaCTAACTCATTGGAAATGTCATAAATAATCTAAATAGTTTTTGACTGTCAAggctttgaaaaatatattcctttaaaaatgaggTGCAGCAGAGATAATTTAATTGCCATGATATTTTGACAAGCTTGGAGATTCCCGTATTCAGCTTATTTGCTAAATTTAGATACTTGTTCAAGTTGAAATGAAGGGAGGAACACAATTAACCAGTTTTGCCATTCTATTGTTGACCTGGCAAGAAAGCTGTGAGTACTCTTAAGCTCCAGGACCACTGCTTTGGTTTCAGATCAATATTTGGTTGATGTTGTAATCAGTTTAGACAAGTGCATCTTCACAAAGTAGGCGAAGTCTCAGATTTTGAACTTGAACCCTGAGAAAAGACAATTGTCATACTTACAACATTACCTAATAGTAAGTTGTAGCTTCTGAAAAACCTGTCGCCAGCCCTTCTTAATTAACTTGACTAAGCCTCTGGCTTAGAATTGAAAGACTTACATCCTAGAaggtaattctttttcttcttctcatcaAGTATTTGCCACAGAATTATCTACTCTCGTTACTATTGGATATCTTACAAGtttctttattctgattttaCTGGGAAAGGATGTTCTTTCTCAGTCATGTAACCATTCTGCATCGCTagttttcttttgtccttttatCTTCTATGTTTTGAGGACTCTTATCTGATGCTTAGAGGAGCAGCTAAGAAGTAGAGACATGACTTCAGCATCTATGATATTTtgaaaagcatttttcttttattaccagTTCATTAGAAGAGGCAACAGCTGTGCATCCTGCTTGGAACTGACAAGGATAGGGATCCCTAGCCCCACCAAAACAAGAGTTAAACTAAGCCTGTCTTTTCATGCTCttctaaatgaagaaaatagagtaaagaagaaaagaatcacCATTCAGTTCATGGTACAGTACCTTCTATCAAATCTCTATCTTAGTGTACTCTGTAATTAAAAATTTGACTTATATAGGAGCTGTTCCTTTCCAGGATGAAGTTGAGGGTTGAGTGTTGAACACTTTGCATTCCACAGCAGAAGTTCCACTGCTCAATCAATCACAGGTTTCTTTCCCACCAAACCTTCTCTACATTGCCCTCCACACAGCTATAGCCAATTCATTGGACTTGGTGTGTAAGATGTGACCAATTTGCCGTTTGGCTCTTGAGGGTAGATTACACTCCCAAGTcatgtataatctttaatttcctttgaaaTCCTGGGTTGGctttgatatatatacatatatatatacatatgtatctcattttgaattttttgaaagtTGATACATATTTCCCAAAGAATAATTTAATTTCTCTTGTTGAAATTCCCTCACTTGTTTTTAGTGCTCCTAAAGCTATTTCTAGAGTTATTGATCATATTCCCATAATTTTCCTGAACCATTGTCATTGACAACTCAATCTTCATGCTTTTATCTTTGTACAAGCTCAGAAATAACTCTGGATcaactcattaaaaataattgataCATCAAGATTTTTTGATGCTCTGATTATCACTTCAGCTATTTCTTCAATGtgaagaattaaatttaaaacttgtgttttgcAAGACACTGCTAAAAGAATGAAGAGgcagccacagactgggagaaaatatttgtaaaccatgtacctgataaaggacttgtatcccaAATATACAAACTACTcttaaactcaacaataagaaaacaaaacaaaaaaaagtttaaaacatgggcaaaatatctgaataaatACCTCACCAGAAAGTTATACACCta encodes:
- the LOC132500796 gene encoding uncharacterized protein NKAPD1 is translated as MSRVPLGKVLLRNVIRHTDAHNKIQEESDMWKIRELEKQMEDVYRGTKRKMLPSSSSRMRSDGFDEESQRDYWRPKSEISGALDDDFLKAKSWNKKLHDYEANMPDRWGHSGYKELYPEEFETDSDQQDITNGKKTSPQVKSSTHESHKHKKSKKSHKKKQKKKSHKKQKKSKKEATDITADSSSEFSEETGASSTRKRKQSHKRKKKSRKKSLKKSALFLEVECDTSQSDDSASSSSEESEERDSKKTKRKKRDKKAHIPVVNSEIQERTNKRTNWKVATDERSAESSEDD